The Xiphophorus couchianus chromosome 3, X_couchianus-1.0, whole genome shotgun sequence genome segment attttctTTGTCACTAAATTCTTAcagttttacttaaaatatactgaagctgacttaaacagaaaatcataattatttttagatgggcagtttttaatttaatgtcacagtaaaaagaatatataaaaGAGTACAAATGTGTTTGAATATGGAGCAAAAACTGTGAACGATTAACTAAATATatgaaggtaaaaataaaatttggagatttttatttataaaaatgccCCAGTGACGCCCTTGCTGTACATTGCAGGGGTAGAATGTGGTGTTCGTGTGAAGCCTCTCACCATTGTCTTTCTTGTCAAAGTAAGCCCACAGCTTGTTGGCTCTCTTCTCGGGTGTGTTCTCATCCTCTGGTAGCTTCTTCTGCTCTTCCTCGGGAATCAGCTTAAAGATGGCCTGAGAGGCGGGGGTTgggtggagaaaaagaaaaacaggataaaaGTACTGCCACACTCCTTCTCAGCTGCTCTGAACATGCACAAATCACAGAAACGAATGAATGAAGATGCTTGTCAAGTTGTGAACACtttagaaaactaaatgaatCGACATTGTTTGTGTGTGCTGTGAATTTGAGCCTTTGGTTTCAAATTTCCCCTACAGCAGATATTCTGGAaagatttcaataaaaacaaaagtttgcaGCTTATGTCAAAATAACGACAAGTCCTCAACTGAAGAGAGCAAGCCAGTCAATCTGCAATGAGCCACTTagagtaaagggggctgaaAAAGACTAAAACTCGGTGTACTTCAGGTTCAGGCCTTTAAATGTGTGTCCCACTTAGAAAGGATGCTCTCATCTCCCAACATTTAAGACACATAGATTAACATGGATTAGTGCCAAGACTCAATCTGCCAACCAAAGGACCATGAAGTCAACTCTTTCTCTTACTTCACTTTACATCAGCCTCGCTGCACTGATCATGTGGTCTCCATAGTGCAAATAGTGTAGTTAGACATGGCTATCTATTCATAATCTTGTTATCTCCGTCTAGATAACAAGGTTGTGAGGATGCAGTCATTTATAAACATAGAAAGGAGCTGTGCCAAAGCGGCTTATCAAGCTCTAATAAAGTCTGctgtttatgtcatttattCTGCCCAGATGAGGcatttgtttcatctttaatttcaaatctaaatgtaaaaatatgttctgtAAAATGGCATATAGTTTTTCCaagacaagtttttttttttaaattcaagacAGACTTCAAAATAATCTGTTGCTCAAGGCTACTTCTTAGTTTtgttaataatttctttaagtttctttgagtcttgcaaaagttttaaaatgcagcTATTTCACATAGTGACCGTAAACATGACTCTGTTGGACTGAAGCCAGTTGGCCAGGAAATAAATCCCATTACAATTCAAGCTGGATTCTCGGCTGATCTTCCTAAACCTCTTACAAATCTGTATCATTTGTCTTAAAACAGAATATGCAGACTGATGCTACGTAAACAATGTGTGGTATTTAGCTTGGTGCAGCAGAGTCCAACACCTGTCAAGTAAAAGATTAGACCAAAGATGATTGATAGTCTCCCTATCAGAGGTAGAGCTCAAAAACAGCCCCCTTGCTACTGTCTGCCTCTGCCTCTACTGTCTGACAGCTAAACCAATAATCAGAGAGATTATCAGGAGGTCAAAATGACAGGCTAATTGGAATGACAATCAAGACTGAGACCTACATGCGATGACAAGGGTTGATTATCTCCATTTATAGGCAACAACAGCTACGATGGAACAAACAGAAGACATGCAAAACGAGAAAACCCAAGCCATATGCTGctcaaagtttacatttaacaaGCTCATAGTACAAAATGTTAATCTCATAAGTCTCACAATCACAAGACTAATGCAAAACTATTGAGTTGGATTACATAATGCCAGCTAATACACATAAAACTCACAATTTGAGAGTTGTTTAATAACCAGTGTGAGAGAAAAGTAAACAGGGAGCCATGTTTTCTCATGCACACAATCTCTAAGTGAAGCCAGCCTTCCTACTTCATCGACCCTTTCACCTCTGTTTCTTCTATTCTCTAAAGCTGACCTCACCTGGCAGATTTCCTTCACCTCCGACTTGTTTATGTACCCATTTTTGTCCACGTCGAACAAAGAGAAGGCCCACTCAAGTTTCCTGGTGGTCTTCCCGCTGGAGGTCATGTGCAGGGCAATGATATACTCCTTGAAGTCTAACGTGCCGTCATCGTTGGTGTCGAAGGAACGGAACACATGCCGCGCATAGCACTTGGCATCGGTTTCGGGGAAGAACCGGGTGTAGATCTCCTCAAACTCCTCCGGCGTGATGCGCCCCGTGGGACACTGCTTCTGAAAGTTCTCATACCACTGGCAGATTTCCATCTCAGTGAATTTGGTGGTGAGCTTGAGATCCTCCAGGATCTCCTTCGATATCGCGCTGCTGGTGGCATTTCCCATGGCAGTTGCTTTCAGAGTCTTGGTCAGCTGTCAGTTTTGTGCTTCTTCTCTCAGTCCTTCAGATGCTTTTTCTCTCCTGTCCAAAGAAACTGtcttgaaatatgttttttctcaCTTGTTTGAGTTTTCTTGATGTCAAATGCCAAACAGAGTCCTGCAAGACATTGTAGATATGTCATATGTTACATGTCAAACATAGAAGTTATTTACAATTTTATCTACTTTATAAGTACTATTATGGTGTTGATCGAAGCTGCACAGAAAGTCTTACCTGGGGTTTGTGTGAGCAGCAGATAATGGCTGGACAACTGACTGTTTGTCTCGACTGCCGAACGGTAAGAGATAAGGATGGTGAAGGGAAACACCCCTCCAGGAGGTGACTAGGTTAATTCTGTTAATGCGGGATTTAAAGTGGATGAGTGTTTGACCAAAATGAACCCACTATCCTAATGATCTCTGTTAGATCTGGAAATCTAGAAGGATCTACAACATCCACAAGAGTTCAAAGTGATGCCATGTGTTACTGCACCCAAGACGTTACTTAACAGCCCAAGGTATCGTCTTGTTGTTGCAAAGAAGTTGGATGTTTTGACATGTCTGGCACATAATATCATTAAGAGATCTAGAGAATAAAAAGGAACTTATTGACACAGGGTTCGAGGCTGAAAACCAATGCTAAATGGCTGTTGATTTGTGGATGTTACAACAGGATCTCTGCATTTTCTGGTTTTGTGCCATAGAATAGCAAAACCAGTAAATGAGTGTAGACCAGAACTCCCAACCCAGCCTGAGTGCCTCAATACCCACAATCAAGGCTCACATCACCAACCACATTTTCATGGACTGTTTTCTAGTTTACCTACTTCATTTTGTATTGACAGCATGAGCTCAGACCTATTCCTGAACATTATTGTTAGTGAACAGCGCTTTGTACCATCAGATCATTTCTAAATGTATGCATTTTGGCAATGCGAATGGAGAAATATTTACAGCATAAACAAGATACAGAAAAGCAGCTGGTCTCTAATTAGACTGAGGGGAAGTGGAAAACAGTCCCGAGGCCTGACAAATAATCCATCTATCCAATTTCCAAAATACGCTTTGCTCTGATCTTCACTGCTGTCGTCCGAAAGGTGGCATACTCTCAACTCCATCACATGAATACTCGCTTCTACCACCAGTTCACCAGCTATCCTAACAGGCACTTCTTTAACTCTGGGAGAAAGCCAGATTACCTGGTGAAACCCAAACAGACACAGTGACAAAACAGAGGCATCAAACAGAAAGGCTTAAACCAACATTTGAACCCGTGACCTTCCTGCTGTGAGGAATCTAATGTGGGTTAAAGTCTTACTTTTCAATCATGATTCTTCTTAAATGAAGAGTAGAGAAACTACCTGGACAGACGTAGAAATACAGCTGTGTTACTATTCAAGTACAATAAAGCTTAATGATAGTGGTGTCTGTAAAACATTCAATTATGAAAACTAACATGGTACATTACAATGATGTGATGGTAACATTGGTTAAGAGTAGTATATACTGCCATCAAATATctttttcatttaagttttCAATGCCAAAGTGCAGCTACCTGTGCagttcaaaagtattcacaaacttcaatgttttttattgggattctaTTTGATTGACTATTACAAAGAGGGTGAATAACtaaaacgaagaaaaaaaaattatacacagttttaaaattttggaCAAAAATCATTAGGAATCTGTAGTATCTGACTCCTCTTAAACTGATAATAAAACCCAGAAGCCACATAACTTGTTAGGAGATTTCACCTCTAATTTAGCTTAGCGTAAATACAGTTGTTTTGTGAATGTCTCAGAGGCTTGTTGGTGAACATTAGTTAACATCCGCACCATGAAGACCAAGCAGATAGTTCAGGAAAGTTGCAGAGAAGCTTTAGATAGAGatttagacaataaaacaataccCGAGGCACTAAACATCTCCAGCACCCAGAAGTTGGAAGATTAATACAAATACCTACTAAGACATAGTTGCCCATAAAAATTACAGGCCAAGCAACGAGAGCTTTAATCAGACGGTAAAATCAATGCACCTGATTTTACCGATCTTTCTGTGAAAGAAAGCAATAAGAAGTCCAGGTTTCAGTTTGCTGCACGTAGAGAGCAGCAAACATAGAAGAAGGTGCTTTGATcagataaaaccaaaattaagCTTTTTGATCTGCATACAAAACGCTGTGTATAGACAAAAACCTACAATGACTACACACCACCCTGAACACACTATCCCCATGGGacaacatggtggtggcagaattaTGCTATGGCAATTACTTTCTTCAATTGAGGAATGGAAGTTAGCCAAAGTTGATGGGAACATGGATGGAAGCCATTTGTAGACCAGAGTTTTAGCCTTCAGCAGGAAAACTACCCCAACATACAGTCAGAGCTATAACAGAATAGTTTCAATCAGAGCATGTTAATGTGttagagtggcccagtcaaagtccagatctaaatccaattgagaatctgtggcaaagaTTGGAAATTGATACTCACATATGCCCTCCGTTCTATCTGATTGAGCTTGAAGACATTTCCTGAAGAACAATGGGCAAAATTTTCAAAGTTTCACTGCCTCTTATCTCACagtgaaacatagtggtggcagcattattcTGTGGGGATGCATTTCCACAGGAGGAACAAGAAAatctgatataaaaaaataaaaagtacactGAAAACTGGGCTTGTAGTGAAGtatgttgaaaaaataatgcATATTATGCTTTTTTCCAACGCTGTGCTAATTTGTCGCATTTGCAGCCCAGGCCAGTCacactcaattttttttttttttggtacattataacataaaatataatagaGAGCCAAACAGCATTAGAATCCAGCAGGAAACaaaattgggtttttttcttaaacaagagaaaatgttatatttatccatttttatcatttaatacATTGCAAAGATGTTGAATTAGATATAGATCTTTTTGTAGGACACAATTCCTAGgctttaacatttaatttctcgtCATGCTATTTTTGAAATGTGCGCCTATCCCTGCTTTGTGACTCTAAAATAATTGCTGACACTGTAGCATCATGTCTCTATATTTTCAGGGTTATAAATTACAATTTAGAACCCATAATTTAGAACCCGTAGTTTACAAGAAACTGAGTGCCACAAAATCTCAAACTTAATCTACACCTTGTAAACTGACAGACAGCAGACATGCAATTGGACGAACTGTGAATCACCCTCAGGCAACATTTCAAAGCTTGCCTTAAGGTTCTCAGCATCCTGTATGCCATTTCAGCGAGCTCTGCCATCTAAATCCAGACAACCATCTGTCCAGTTAGTTTGACTCTCTGCCTCACCTCTAATTCCAATCCCACCTACACCCCTCAAATTACCGACAGTGCGACTGACGTTCTTCCTGTCCTATATGAGCATGGCGCCTGTTTTAGACTGAGCTGTCTGTCTTCCAGTTGGATTTACTAAAGTGAGCTGGATGCTGGAATGCGATTTCTGATTTTCCTACAGtctaaaattacatttgtggTAGCAGCATGGCAAATCATTTAACATTCACTGGTGAAAATACCTTTACACAACAATTTAACAGAGTGCAAATGCATTGTTATTAGCTTGTATTTTCAACCAGATTGAGAAGGCAGCACACTTACATCAGTGATTTTATTGACCATCAGGAGGGCGGCCATCTTTGATACATTTGCTACATCAGTTTGAGTCAGGTAATCATATCATGTGATCCTAATTGTTGATTTAAGATTAATCCTGAATGAAAACTATgctacacttaaaaaaaaaacaagataaaaatattatagTACAGCAACATGTGAAAGTACAACTACTCTGAAATCCATACTTTTGGTCTTGAAGGGTGTTTTTCTCCAGGAATATGCTGAGAACAACTATTGGATTACTCCTGCTCTGTCCTCTACCATTAGCCAATTACCATCATCCTGTAAGTGCTACAGCCAAAAGTATTACCCCCCTCCTCTCACACAAAACAATCCTTAACATGTGACCTGAACTATAGCATGGACTAATTGCCAGTGCTAAAATGGGCAAAGATTTGCGGctacttttaaaatgcttttttttccaactgtgaTGATGCATGCAACATTTAGGATAAAGCTTACATCTTCGCAGATAGAGAAGTGGCTCACGCCAGCAGGCAAGGTGGTGTAATTATTCTttaaatcaatgtgttttttattattaaaatgaatatatgCTGATTCTGCAAGGTGTGTACATAAATTGTACATGTTAAAGTTTATAGGGAGTGAGCGTCAGTCTGAGAACACCTAAGAAGATCTATTTGGCTCATGGCAACAACCTTATTGGCTGAGCAGGATTATACCCTATTAATGGACTGTGTTGAGCTTTACTTGTGCTACAGTTTCAACGGTGAAATGTCAGCCTGAAATCTGCATTACTCCGTTTTGCTCACATGTTTCCATACTCTCGCTAGGAGCTTATATGCCATATTATTTTGGCCTTTTAAAGACATATTTGAATTGTTCTTTTCCCATTCTTTCTAGgcacaaaatcaaatcaaaaatcaaatcaaattttatttgtatagcacatttcagcagcaaggcatttcaaagggctttacatcgtatcaaacacagaaacacaatgcaacttagaatcaacaatcaaaacacgacattaaatcaggttccatcaataaatttgtaattgattacgtttcaaatacaatcctaaacaggtgggtttttagtcgagtttccatccataaaaggtttacctgttgcactcctactgtgttatatggaacaaaatacctattgatatttttattcccactcacgctcacaatcacacagtttaaaacgatgtagacagcattttaatgggcttctggcacataAGCATAACTTGATTATGCCCATATGCATTATGCATATTCATTTAGTATAATGATCTTGTCCACCCAACTCTGACACGTCTCTTTATTTCCCTGTAGTTGTAAATCACATTAAAACGCATAAATTCGACCCTACTTAAAACTGTTTAGATTTGACTTGAACTAATAATGGAAACAAATggaattttgaaaagaaaatattatccAGAACCCCCTCGTCCCTTAACACTTCAGAGGAGTTTTAGATGTATTGTTGGAATATTTGTACGTCACAAGTATTGCCGTAAGAGGCAGAGTGTGAATGCTGAGCTGGACAATGCTTTAGGAAAAGAAAACTTCTTTCTTAACCAATACAATGCCTTGGTTGGACCAGACTCATATCTtaagctgaaagaaaaagaaaaagaggaagggAGTTGTTTCTAGATAAATATCTGTTAATGGGTCATAATGACAGGTAATGACAGACGAGAGCTTCCTAGCAAAACAAGGAAGGAGAGGAATAAACAAACTATAGCTACAATCTTGATTACTTTGTCCATAGTTTTGTCCAAGAACCCAAGCAGGGCATATTTGTGAAGACTTGGGATTTCCCATTTCTCCATCGCCCAGTGGAGAGAGAACATCAGTAGCAACCGCAGGCTTTCATTTATTACTAGACTatatattaaaagtatttttagtgtTAATTATATCGGAACTTTACCGCATAGCTTCCACTGACTTCTGCACTCCCAGTTCAACTCTGAGGTAAGTAGAGATGAGCTTTTTATGGACTATAAAATTTAGCTGTTTGcttaagataatttttttttaaattttgggtCTGGATTTtggaataataaacaaaaaagttgaGTTTCCAGATTAACTAACTCACAGTTCTCTGTGAGAACAACTGCACTACTTAAAAAGCACTACTTAAAGAGATGCAACTGAAACTAACATATCAAGAAAATGTAATGCCAGAATTATGATTTGGACACTgaagtttgcatttttattaattaaatagcATCAGATCTCAATTATAGCTTGAGACGTTTTCTTCTTATTCTCGcactttttttatatctaccaaaaataaatgttagctGATCTCATAGATCCCAGATTTATGAAAAATGCCAAACATGTTTGTCCACCTTCTCAAGATATGTTACAAAAGCAGCAGTAAGGAATAACAATCTACTTGATATTCCTTATCAAGGAATATCAAGTAGATATtgataataaagtaaaatatttattttactttaaatattttctcttctaTTTAAATTGCACATTATAGCTTTAAGAAAGAGGTATAAGTCTCACCTGTGAAAGCAAACAATACTATGTACTTACAGTGTCTTCCAAAAGTATTGACACCTCTTAGGTCTTTCATATCTTGTTATAACCAAACGatgtcatttaatttattgtaatttgatgcgatgaaccaacacaaagtattttttacttgtgtactagaagaaaaatgactcaaggttttcaaatttttgacaaatatttgaatttggACCTTTTTAGTctgatacccttaaataaaatccagtgcaaacaGT includes the following:
- the rcvrn2 gene encoding recoverin 2, with translation MGNATSSAISKEILEDLKLTTKFTEMEICQWYENFQKQCPTGRITPEEFEEIYTRFFPETDAKCYARHVFRSFDTNDDGTLDFKEYIIALHMTSSGKTTRKLEWAFSLFDVDKNGYINKSEVKEICQAIFKLIPEEEQKKLPEDENTPEKRANKLWAYFDKKDNERLAEGEFIKGVIENENAMRLIQYEPPKQ